A stretch of Terriglobia bacterium DNA encodes these proteins:
- a CDS encoding tyrosine-type recombinase/integrase, whose product AGAPLFCNQSRRRISKRRVQFAWRQWQKKAGFDRLYPFHCLRHSSITAVYLATHDLFLAQRFARHLSPLTTTVYTHPSDEEVRRRVRTLSC is encoded by the coding sequence GCTGGCGCTCCGCTTTTTTGCAACCAGTCCCGCCGCCGCATCTCAAAGCGCCGGGTCCAGTTCGCGTGGCGGCAATGGCAGAAGAAGGCAGGGTTCGACCGGCTGTACCCGTTTCATTGCTTACGCCACAGCTCGATCACGGCCGTCTATCTGGCCACCCACGACCTGTTCCTGGCGCAGAGATTTGCTCGACACCTGTCACCGCTGACCACCACGGTGTACACTCACCCGAGTGATGAAGAAGTGCGCCGTCGAGTTCGTACCCTCTCATGCTGA